In one window of Chanodichthys erythropterus isolate Z2021 chromosome 23, ASM2448905v1, whole genome shotgun sequence DNA:
- the rreb1a gene encoding ras-responsive element-binding protein 1 isoform X3, with product MMSRAPPPQKHKQHTQEAKDDSGCIVCPLCDKGFQTQHQLTMHIRQHNTDSGNSDHCCSICGKSLSSASSLDRHMLVHSGERPYKCTVCHQTFTTNGNMHRHMKIHEKDSASSIPSSPTLSPPKRRRPSAAKRKLSHDEDREKTEEPSSKKVLEDSGADEQGLSKGQEDVLTCPICFKSLTCKNDFDTHMETHPDTTLRCDLCCISFRTHRSLLRHNAATHKQLPTDPNGQPFIQNNPSIPLGFNDLAFIDFSCQKFPRIAQIWCETNLRRCTGKFHRFVCDTCDKAFPLSSALDLHKASHGNSSGTQETTSPLIVKDELPAPEKSSFMDSLGLKHISKIKPAPSEEDALQAKLDSIRVIHVEPNQSTVPQEAGLVGGVNLSLVDPATLHGLSHQEALKLLSLQPFQTGFLVQPDGGMVVKPVCGESSMELADIQQILKVASAAPNQISLPPLSKAPCSAVQSGYKQMPPLKPKPLVAPRTSMVASTPPPLLNTQQASLGCISPSLPPPANHPLKTARDLSSSSSPSSANNQASAERIQMEAECMGDAHTPMDTDERHIKQENGKLEETTGKKGTSQKGSYPCRFCDQVFAFSGVLQAHMRYHLGILPHQCNICDYVAPDKATLIRHLRTHSGERPYVCRLCHYPFTVKANCERHLRKKHMKSNRKEIEKNIKYVTSSTSTADVLEQAGTSETTCRFCGEDLKTFRALQIHLRTHNGCQRKPFECKRCGAAFLAKRNCIHHLLKQHPEVQEQDIEEHIITLLASSTQNSPNPSPLNGVSPSTVVQPIKVEDLNFYSIDMDQPLDFSNKSRGGSSAGSVSGSPGIKIEPVSYDSSMEPIDLSIPKNPLKKLTQDIEATLPREIKKEHSSISILAKALQADKSIDEKSQPLGCYQVPVALTSITGSTNAAGRPLRLKPLLPKPSSAAVKELPPLASIAQIISSVSGAPDLLKRDNTNSLQADSDTHGKQESPDTLTEELSLESSKKRSRKRPSSSIAKEKPVMNATDPNIDLESSGEFASVERMLANTDANKFSAYLQTNTIELARKGGQQPGGSDEKEVKDEKHLPAQQTVQPHQSKGKKNAYSNSVQKMTCPFCPRVFPWASSLQRHMLTHTGQKPYPCPQCDAFFSTKSNCERHLLRKHGISNRVLRRNGVIPKSKEAEEGSPESSESTSETELPVGEAMDLTNSDPEKPVATNAEKPSPAKPTEAAVVEPLPHKEEEDPTALESLKYNEPEKEDGDSHSNKNLDLTFVSKPKDFKITEKDQPQSSPTADGDISDKTPQEESKFTCKSCKKSFRYAATLTRHEKVHQLDVASDPTNGPAQSLTKSGDPVVPSENKKEVTEEEVESLRKGIAENEGTGSVVESGSEEDKEERSDEEGAATEPKSAEGEIEEPGSKPDKRKKVCNICNKRFWSLQDLTRHMRSHTGERPYKCQTCERTFTLKHSLVRHQRIHQKLRGVDSDGSTCGLTGGPDEEGFSGRSASEGECTPTSTNPPSENESEVADTVKGEPTSQDKEEDCVATIPAVETEEFKPTSETGPAPATETPKEHPAEEQASDSPTTSDIEPSEGFIQGLLEIHTKPTTEHILPTSEPPLLGVK from the exons ATGATGTCCAGAGCCCCGCCCCCACAGAAACACAAACAACACACACAG GAAGCCAAAGATGACAGCGGGTGTATTGTTTGTCCGCTGTGCGATAAGGGCTTTCAGACCCAACACCAGCTCACCATGCACATCCGCCAG CACAACACCGATAGTGGGAATTCGGACCACTGTTGCAGTATCTGCGGGAAGTCTCTGAGCTCGGCTAGCTCTCTGGATCGTCACATGCTAGTGCACAGTGGAGAAAGACCTTACAAGTGCACTGTGTGCCATCAGACTTTCACTACCAATGGCAACATGCACAG acacatgaagatccatgaGAAGGACTCTGCCAGCTCCATCCCCAGCAGTCCGACTCTGTCTCCACCTAAGCGTCGACGTCCCTCTGCAGCTAAACGCAAACTAAGCCACGATGAAGACAGAGAGAAGACAGAGGAGCCATCAAGCAAAAAG GTCCTGGAGGATAGTGGGGCAGATGAGCAGGGTTTGAGCAAAGGACAGGAGGATGTCTTGACCTGTCCTATCTGCTTCAAGAGCCTCACATGCAAAAACGACTTTGACACCCACATGGAGACCCATCCTGACACTACACTGAG ATGTGATTTATGCTGCATTTCATTCCGGACACACCGAAGTTTGCTCCGCCACAATGCAGCTACCCATAAGCAGCTACCCACAGACCCCAATGGACAACCCTTTATTCAGAATAACCCATCCATCCCTCTTGGCTTTAATGATCTGGCTTTCATTGACTTTTCTTGCCAGAAATTTCCTCGTATTGCCCAG ATTTGGTGTGAAACAAACCTTCGCCGATGTACTGGCAAATTCCATCGTTTTGTATGTGACACATGTGATAAGGCATTCCCGCTTAGCTCAGCTCTGGACTTGCACAAAGCCTCACATGGGAATTCCAGTGGCACCCAAGAGACAACTTCACCCTTAATTGTGAAAGATGAGCTTCCCGCTCCTGAGAAAAGCAGCTTCATGGACTCCCTGGGCTTGAAGCACATCTCTAAGATAAAGCCTGCCCCTTCAGAAGAGGATGCCCTGCAAGCCAAGCTAGATAGCATCCGGGTTATCCATGTAGAGCCGAATCAGTCCACTGTACCTCAAGAGGCTGGGCTTGTTGGAGGGGTTAACCTGTCTCTTGTAGACCCAGCGACTCTTCACGGTCTGTCCCATCAAGAAGCTCTCAAACTGCTGTCCCTTCAGCCTTTCCAGACAGGTTTTCTTGTGCAGCCGGATGGTGGTATGGTGGTGAAGCCTGTTTGTGGTGAATCCAGCATGGAACTCGCTGATATACAGCAAATACTCAAAGTAGCTTCAGCTGCTCCTAACCAAATCTCTCTCCCACCCTTATCCAAGGCACCTTGTAGTGCTGTGCAGTCGGGCTACAAGCAGATGCCTCCACTCAAGCCAAAGCctttggtggctcccagaaccAGTATGGTAGCTTCAACTCCACCACCACTTTTGAACACCCAGCAAGCTTCACTGGGCTGCATCAGCCCTAGCCTCCCACCTCCTGCCAACCATCCTCTCAAGACAGCTAGGGATCTCTCCTCATCTTCCTCACCCTCTTCTGCCAACAACCAGGCTTCTGCAGAGAGAATACAAATGGAGGCAGAATGCATGGGAGATGCCCATACCCCAATGGACACGGATGAAAGACATATCAAGCAGGAGAATGGCAAGTTAGAAGAGACCACTGGAAAGAAAGGAACATCTCAAAAAGGCTCATATCCCTGCCGATTTTGTGACCAGGTCTTTGCGTTCTCTGGTGTGCTGCAAGCACACATGCGATATCATTTGGGCATTCTGCCCCACCAATGCAATATCTGCGACTATGTTGCTCCAGACAAGGCTACATTGATCCGTCATTTGAGAACACACAGTGGTGAAAGGCCCTATGTCTGTCGGCTTTGTCATTACCCTTTTACTGTCAAGGCTAACTGTGAGCGTCACCTTCGCAAAAAGCACATGAAAAGCAATCGCAAGGAGATTgagaaaaacatcaaatatgttACCTCGTCCACATCCACAGCAGATGTGCTGGAACAGGCTGGGACTAGTGAAACTACCTGCCGCTTCTGTGGGGAGGACCTAAAGACCTTCCGGGCCCTGCAGATTCACTTGCGCACACACAATGGCTGTCAGCGAAAGCCATTTGAGTGCAAGCGTTGTGGAGCAGCCTTCCTTGCCAAGCGTAACTGTATCCATCACCTTCTGAAACAACATCCAGAGGTCCAAGAGCAGGATATTGAAGAGCACATAATCACTCTTCTAGCTTCATCAACCCAAAATAGCCCAAACCCATCTCCTCTCAATGGGGTTTCTCCTAGTACTGTGGTACAGCCTATCAAGGTTGAAGACCTTAACTTCTACAGCATAGACATGGACCAACCTCTGGACTTCTCTAACAAAAGTCGTGGGGGCAGCAGTGCTGGAAGTGTGAGTGGATCACCCGGGATCAAAATTGAGCCTGTCTCCTATGACTCTTCCATGGAACCCATTGACCTCTCTATTCCTAAGAATCCTCTGAAGAAGCTTACACAAGATATTGAGGCCACATTGCCAAGAGAGATTAAAAAAGAACATTCATCCATCAGCATCCTTGCAAAGGCTCTTCAGGCTGATAAGTCCATTGATGAGAAGTCCCAACCGCTTGGATGCTACCAGGTCCCTGTAGCCTTGACCTCCATTACTGGTAGCACTAATGCTGCAGGAAGGCCCTTGCGCCTAAAGCCCCTGCTTCCTAAACCTTCCTCTGCTGCTGTGAAGGAACTTCCACCATTGGCATCCATTGCTCAGATCATTTCCTCTGTTTCTGGTGCCCCTGACCTTCTAAAACGGGACAACACTAACAGCCTTCAGGCTGATTCTGATACACATGGCAAGCAAGAGTCACCAGATACCTTGACAGAGGAGCTCTCCCTAGAGAGCTCCAAGAAGAGGTCCAGGAAAAGGCCTTCCAGTAGCATAGCGAAAGAAAAACCTGTGATGAATGCCACAGACCCGAATATTGATTTGGAGTCTAGTGGGGAGTTTGCAAGTGTTGAGAGGATGTTGGCAAACACTGATGCCAACAAGTTCAGCGCCTATCTTCAGACCAACACAATTGAGTTGGCAAGAAAAGGCGGGCAGCAGCCAGGTGGTAGTGACGAGAAAGAGGtgaaagatgagaaacaccTGCCAGCCCAGCAGACTGTTCAACCCCATCAGTCCAAAGGGAAGAAGAATGCATACTCAAATTCTGTGCAAAAGATGACTTGCCCCTTTTGTCCCAGAGTTTTCCCTTGGGCCAGTTCGCTTCAGCGCCACATGTTAACACACACAG GTCAGAAGCCATATCCTTGTCCCCAATGTGATGCCTTCTTCTCAACCAAGTCCAACTGTGAGCGACATCTTTTACGCAAGCATGGCATTTCCAACCGAGTGCTTAGGCGCAATGGTGTAATACCCAAGTCTAAAGAAGCAGAGGAAGGCTCACCAGAGAGTTCag AAAGCACATCTGAGACAGAGCTTCCTGTGGGTGAGGCAATGGATCTGACAAATTCAGACCCTGAGAAGCCTGTAGCAACGAATGCTGAAAAACCCTCACCAGCCAAGCCGACAGAAGCAGCTGTGGTAGAGCCTCTTCCTCACAAAGAGGAGGAGGATCCAACAGCCCTCGAGTCATTGAAGTACAATGAACCAGAAAAAGAGGATGGCGATTCCCATAGCAATAAGAACCTTGACTTGACGTTTGTCTCTAAGCCAAAGGACTTCAAGATCACTGAGAAAGACCAGCCACAGTCCTCCCCTACAGCAGATGGTGACATTTCTGACAAAACGCCTCAGGAGGAGTCCAAATTCACCTGCAAAAGTTGCAAGAAGAGTTTCCGCTATGCTGCCACCCTGACCAGGCATGAGAAAGTTCATCAGCTGGATGTAGCATCAGACCCAACTAATGGACCTGCACAAAGCCTCACAAAATCAGGTGATCCAGTTGTGCCTTCTGAAAATAAGAAAGAGGTTACAGAAGAAGAGGTGGAAAGCTTAAGGAAGGGCATAGCTGAGAACGAGGGAACAGGCAGTGTGGTGGAGAGTGGGTCAGAGGAGGATAAGGAGGAGAGGAGTGATGAAGAGGGAGCTGCAACTGAACCAAAGAGTGCCGAGGGAGAAATTGAAGAACCTGGCAGCAAGCCAGACAAGAGGAAAAAGGTGTGCAATATATGCAACAAACGTTTCTGGAGTCTTCAGGATCTCACCAGACACATGCGCTCTCACACAG GTGAGAGGCCTTACAAGTGTCAGACCTGTGAGCGCACCTTCACCCTAAAGCACAGTTTGGTCCGACATCAGCGTATCCACCAGAAACTACGTGGAGTGGATAGTGATGGTTCAACTTGTGGGCTCACAGGTGGACCCGACGAGGAGGGCTTCAGTGGGCGTTCGGCTAGCGAAGGCGAGTGCACACCTACAAGCACCAATCCACCCTCTGAGAATGAAAGTGAAGTAGCAGACACTGTGAAGGGGGAACCAACCTCACAGGATAAAGAGGAGGACTGTGTAGCCACTATACCAGCTGTGGAAACTGAAGAGTTTAAACCAACCTCCGAGACAGGACCTGCACCAGCAACAGAGACACCCAAAGAACATCCAGCAGAGGAACAAGCATCAGATTCACCCACCACATCTGACATAGAGCCGTCGGAGGGATTCATCCAAGGCTTACTGGAGATCCATACCAAGCCCACTACTGAGCACATTTTGCCCACCTCCGAACCGCCACTGCTTGGGGTGAAGTGA